The following DNA comes from Spirulina major PCC 6313.
GTCACGGGTGAGGGAGCCGGGGCCACAGTCGCAGGGGGTAGGGTGGGATGCACCGGAGCCACGGCATAGGTGGCGGCGACGGAGAGGGGCGAGGGCTGCGGTGTGAGGGGGGCGGGAGTTGCCACGGCCGGGGGTGGGGAGAAGGACGGCGCAACGACGGGAACGGGGGTGACTGGGGGCAATACGGCGAGAACTTCCGCTGCGGTTTGGTAGCGATCGCGCCAATAATACTTTGTCATTTTCGTCAGGATTGCCGCCAGTTCCCCACTGCAATGGTGCTGATTCCAGGCGATTTCGTTGGTGTCGTGATCGTAGGTGAAGTGGATCGGGGCAACACCTGCGATCGCCTGGATCGCAATCACCCCCAGCCCATAGATATCGCTGCAAAAATAGGGGCGGCCCTGGGCTTGCTCGCTGGCCATGTAGCCCGGTGTGCCGATGGCGATGGTTTGGGCAGCTAGTTGACTGGGGAAAAACGTACTTTGGAGTTGAATCTGTTTCACCGCGCCAAAATCCACCAAGACGAGGCGGCGATCGCTGCGTTGGCGCAAAATATTATCCGGCTTAATATCCCGATGGACGACCCCTTGGCTGTGGACAAACTCCAACACCGTCAAGCCATCCCGCAGCAAATGCCACACGTCCGCTTCCGGCCAAGGTTGCCCCTCGCTCAACTCCCCCGTAATCGGCAGCCCATCAACATAGTCCTGCACCAGGTAAAATTCCTGGCCCTCTTCAAAATAGGCCAGCAGGCGCGGAATCTGGTCATGGTTGCCCAACTGTTCGAGGGTTTCCGCTTCCCGCTGGAAGAGGCGGCGGGCGGTGGGGAGCACTTGGGGGTCACTGGTGGCGGGGCGGAGGTGTTTGACGACGCAGAGGGGTTGCCCCGGACGACGGAGATCGTGGGCTAGGTAGGTTTGGCCGAAGCCTCCTGCACCGAGCGCTTGCTTGACTTGATAGCGACCATCCAAAACTTGACCCAGCATGACCTTCATCACCACATAAACCTTTCCCTATGGTAGCCCCGCCCTGGATCGGGTTGAAAGGCGATCGCCCCCGCACCTAATTGGCACAAGCTCGGCTCCCTAGGGCACAATCCCATTGGGGAGGGTGAGAATATGGCGGGCAATTTCCCCCGGATAGGTGATCCAGAGATCTTCGGAACGGGCGGCGCGTTCGGCGATGTGGTTGAGGGCGCGGCGGAGATGGCGGAGGCGGAAGGGCTGGCCGACAATGTAGGGGTGCAGCGCGATCCCCATCACGAGGGGTTGATGTTGAGCTTGGCCCTGCATTTCGGCAAATTGATCGACGATCATGTCGGCGAAGTCTGTGGCGCTGGTGTTGCGGACGGCGATCGCTGGAATATCATTCACTTCCTGGGGGTAGGGAATCGACAAAATCCGCCCCGCTCGCGTTTGAAACCAGATCGGCTGATCATCGCAACACCAATCCAGCATATAGGTGTAACCGGCTTCCTGGAGCAAGTCCGGGGTGATGCGGCTCTGGGCGATCCACGGCCCCAGCCAGCCGCGCGGCCGTGCGCCTTCGTGTTGCGTGATTGTGTTGGTGGTTTCGATAATTAGGCGCTGTTCCCCGTCCTCGTTGAGGGTGCTTTGGCGTTCGGAGTTGGTGCGACCGTGGGCGACAATTTCATCGCCGCGATCGCGAAACGCCCGCATCACCGCCGGGCAATAGTCATACAATTCCGAATTCACCAACACCGCCACAGGTAGGGACAACTCCTCAAACAGTTCCAACAACCGCCACACCCCGACCCGGTTGCCGTAATCCCGCCAGGCATAATTCAGCACATCCGGCTCTGGCCCGCCCGGCGCGAGGCTTGCCCCTAACCCTTCCCCAAAGGCAAAATGCTCCAAGTTAAGGGCGATATAAACCGCTAATTTGCGCTGTTTGGGCCAGGTATAGTGGGGGCGATCGTGAATGGATGAATAGGAATAACGATGATGGCTCGGTAGCATTGCCCCGTGATGATGTGATGATGGAACGAAATTATTTGAGTTTTTGTTTAATGAATTGCACGAGCTGGCTCATTTGTTTTTTGAGCGTGGCAATTTCTTTATCCATTTGAGCCACTTTTTTCTGAAGGGCTTGCACATCGGCAGATCCTCCCCCGGCAGCAGGAGCGGGGGCGGCAGCAGCCGGAGCCGGGGCAGGAGTTCCCATTGCTTTTTTCTTGGCGGTGGCTTTTTGCATTGCCTCCTTGAGGGCCTTGACCAATTGAGTTTTTTCAAATGGTTTTTCCACAAAGGCAAAAAACTCAAAGGGTTCTGGCAGTTTTTCGGTGACTTCTTCTTTGCGTCCCGACATCAACATCAATGGAATGGTCGCCAGGTGTGGATCTTTCTGGATTTCCTGATAGACTTCCCAACCACTCTTTTTCGGCAGCAAGAAATCCAACATAATCAATGTTGGTGATTCTGCTCGGAGTAATTTCAGCCCTTCGACCCCATCTTTGGCTTCGATCACTTCGACATTACCGACCGGCAGCATATCTTTTACCATGCGTCGGATCACCCGACTGTCATCAATTACAAGAATTTTCTGACTAGCCACAACTGACTCCTTCTGAGGGGGCGAATTCAAGAACTGATACTACATTAGTCTAGGTTTCCCACAAAGGGCAATTTTATGTGATGAACGAGAAAAGCTCTGGGTTTCTTGGCCAGATTTGGGGTTGGGGTGGGGTGAAGTAACCGGAAGATCCTGTGCTAGTGGACTGTCTAGCCTCAGATGGCAAGTAACTGGAAGACTGAGCGAAGTCGAAGTCTGGTGCTCCGGGGTTCGACTCCGCTCACCCCTCTGGATAACAACTCACCTTTTTAAGCTAGATAAGACACTAGTGGACTGACACGTCTTCCTTGGTGATCGTTTGTAATCCATGAAACCCTTGCCCGGTGGGCAGTGCCCACCCTACACGAGATTTCTCTATCGAGGGCTGAGGGTCGTTGTTCGCGTCGCGTTGACTGAGGAGATAGCCCGGCTGCTTACCCTATCCCTAACGGGAGGCTTATCCTGCGACAAGATCAGGGTGCGCTGGACGGATTCCGGTTTGCCTTGTTTTGTGTTTATTGAGGTGCTTGATTGGGAGGTGGCGCGATCGCACCCCCATTTTCCCGCCCACGGCCCTACAGAACCCGTTAAAATGCAAGCGACCCTAATCCTGCCCTATTTCTCGCAACGCCTGTGGTACAGCATCGCCCTGAACTTGTGTCCCTCCCTGCTTGGCTCCGCCGCCCGATTGGTAAGGCCAGTGAACTTTCGACCGTGCAGCGCATCATTAAGCAGCGCAATATTCACACCATTTGCGAGGAGGGTCGCTGTCCAAATCGGGGGGAATGCTACGCCCAACAGACGGCGACGTTTTTATTGATGGGGCCGGTCTGTACGCGCAGTTGTGCCTTTTGTCAGGTGGATAAAGGCCATGCGCCGCTGCCCCTTGACCCCCAGGAACCGGCGAAGGTGGCCGAAGCGGTGCAGCACCTCAAGCTGCGCTATGTGGTGTTGACGGCGGTGGCGCGGGATGATTTGCCGGATGGGGGGGCGGGGGTGTTCGTGGCGACGATCGCTGCGATTCGGGCCGCGAATCCACAGACGCAAATTGAGGTGTTGACTCCGGATTTTTGGAGTGGACAGGGCTATGAACAGGCGCAGCGCGATCGCATCGCTCAAGTGGTGGCGACGCAACCGGCCTGTTACAACCACAATTTAGAGACGGTGGCGCGGTTGCAGGGGCCCGTACGACGGGGGGCGAAGTATGGGCGATCGCTCGCCGTCCTCAAGACCGTGAAGGAACTTGACCCAGCGATCGCCACTAAATCCGGGTTGATGTTGGGTTTGGGGGAAACGGAGGCGGAGATTGGGCAAGCCTTGGCAGACTTGCGGGCGGTGGGGTGCGATCGCCTCACCTTGGGGCAATATTTGCGGCCCTCGTTGGCGCATTTGCCTGTGGTGAAATATTGGACACCGGCTGAATTTGACGCATGGGGGGAGCGGGCGCGATCGCTGGGCTTTAGCCATGTGCGATCGGGGCCGTTGGTGCGCAGTTCCTACCATGCGGGGGAAGCGGGCTAGGTGAGGGCCTCGGTTCACCCAAAGCCAGGGAGATTCGGGAATTCGGCCCAGTAAAATCCGCACAATGGGCGGGAGCATCCTAAACAGAATTGATTACACTGAAGGGTTAGATGACCTTTGAGGCGAAAGAGAATGAAACCCACGAGATTTTTTGTCACAATCTTAGCGTTGGGTGTGTTGGGAAGCAGTGGTGTTGCCCTTGCTCAGGACACCGACTATGAAGTATTGGCGGAACAATGTCGCACCGTTCCAGGGGAAGAGGGACTCGCAGCCTGTGACCAAGCGATCGCCCTGGAGGATGGTGATCCGGCGCTCTGGCTGAATCGAGGCGTGAAATATGACCGCGACCTGAACCAACGCAACGAGGCGATCGCCTCCTACCTCAGTGCCATCGAGCGTGATCCGGATAATGACTATTCCCTCGCCTGGTACAACACCTGCGCCGTCCTCCTCAAATTTGCCAATATTCCCAACAGTATTGACCCGGATGTCTTAGTCCCCATTTTGATCGATTTGGAGGTGATCGAGGCTGAAACGGAAAACCCAGGCCCCCTCGCCACGAGTAGCAGCACCCTTTACGAAGCTGTGGTGGAAAGTTGCGATCGCGCCCTGACGGGGGATGAAAACTGGGGCACTGCCACACCGGCTCGGGCCTGGAATAACTTGGGGTATGCCCAGGATGAATTGGGCGATTACGAGGCGGCCTTAGCGGCCTATGATAATGCGATCGCAGACGATCCATCCCATGTCGGCGCGTTCAACAACAAAGGCATCACCCTCGAAAACCTCGATCGCCACGCCGATGCCCTCGCTGCCTACGAAGCCGCCCTCGACCTCGACCCCAACTATGACCTCGCCCGCCGCAATCGGGCCCGACTCCTACAACAACACCCTGAATTACAACTTGAAACCCCTGATGCTCAGGCCGAAACCTCCCCCGCTGAATAAGCCCCCTGCCGCCACTGGCCGCCACTGCTCCGCTCGGTGAGAACCAACGGGAATTGTGGCGTGGACGTTCAGAAAGCGTGTTAAAATTTATCTCAATTCTTAAATAAGCTGTATTGGAAGGGATTTATCAATGATTGCAGCCTCGCTATTGGCAGAATTGCCCGAAGCCTATCAAATTTTCGATCCCCTAGTGGATGTCCTCCCGGTTATTCCGTTGCTCTTTTTGGCTCTTGCCTTTGTGTGGCAAGCGTCCGTTGGCTTCAAATAAACAGGGACGACCTCAACTACTTAGGGTCACAGTTCAAAGTGGTCACGTTTAACAGTTTGGGTTTTAAACATAACACCAGGTTAAAACTGAAAAAATAGCGCCCCCCATGGGTGTTATTTTTTTGCCTGTTCTATTACCGATAATTACTCTTATCGGAATTAGGAAAAGCACGTATTTTCATGGGTTTGAGGGATGATATAGCGATCCCAAGTCAATCGGAGATCTTGTCTCCTCATCCACAAGGGGCTTAAGCCCCTTGCCTATTCATGAATCAAATAGGATTGATTGCTATCGGTCACATTCCCATCACCCTCTATATCAATGGAGCACCGCTTACGACGATCGCACCGCTGGGAGTGCGTTGGCGTGCTCACGTCGCCACCCATCGCGCCAATAGGCTAAACCGCTATAAAGCTGAAACGCCTGATCCCATAAGCTAGGGCGACGACGCTCTAGATCAATCCGCGACGGCAGCCGGTTCAAGGTTTCACGAAAATCGATCGCACTGTCGGCAAAGGTGGCAAAGTCCGACCAGAGGACACCGCTAGGCAATTGGTGAGTGAGAAAGTCCATCAAGAGTTCCCAGTTTTGGCTGACGGTTTCGCCGGCATTGCCTGGGGTGGGGGTGAGGGTGATGCCGTTGAGGAATTGGTAGTGATGTTCACTGAGGCGCAGAATACAGTTGCGTTGGGGGAGATGGAGGTCACAGAACCAGAGATAGTCTTGGGTTTGGGTTTTGCGGATGAGTTGATTTTTGGCATCGAAGCTGACGACGGATTCAAACAGCGGGATGCGCCCGATGACTCGCTGCGTCACTTCTGACCATTGAAAGGTGAGGGTTCCGGGTTGCCCGGCCGAGTTGAGGCAGCGCACCGTGGGCCCGTTGTCCCCCGTGCCGAAATATTTAACGGTGAACACATTGAGGTCATTAATGGCAGAAAGGGCGATCGCAAAACAGGGAATCTGAGCCGCATTGAGGGTGGTGGCGTAGTAATTTAATTCTCCCAAGGGCCCGGTGCGATAAAAACGCCAACCCCGACTGGGAAGCTGGAGCCGCGCACTGTAAAGATCCAGTTTCATCACGGTGCTGAAGGTTTTGGCCGCTGCTTTTTTCTGCTCCGCTGGCATGGGTTCAAGAATGAAGACCCCAAGATCATCCCCGCCCGGTGTGGCCAGGGCGGCAGCGATCGCATCCTGACGCGAACGAGCGGCGATCGTTTCAATCCGAGCAATCCCCTGACGGATATAGCGGATCAATTTTGGATTCGTCGTTTGCGGCAACAGTTGTAAATAGAGACGCTCCGCCTCATTCCGTTGCCCCATGCCTTCCTGCACCCGTCCCACATAAAACCGCACCCAAGGGTTTTGGCGATCGGTCTTCAGCAAGGGCTTTAATAATTGGGCAGCCCGTCGATAGTCTTCCTGCTGAATCGCCTCGGCAATTTCGTCTAGCATGGCCCTCGCTCCACATCCATATCAACCCGATTCTGTCTTATTCTTGAGCAACTCTGCACTCCATCTCCCTCGCCATGGCAGTCAAGACGGCACGACACAAGCCTAATTCCAGCACATCTGGGTCTGTTGTCTCTCCCTGTTTTAACAACTCTGTGTTACCAACGGTGGAACTGTTCACAAGCTGTTTACGAAATGTTCACAGGATTTTCACAAGTGTTACCTATGCTATGAAGTGTTAACCTTTTCGCCAGCACCCGTCCAACCCCCCCCAACATTCCCATGACTCAACAGCCCCTTCCCCTCAACACACAAGCTAGCTTCTCCGCAGAAGTGGCTCATGCTGGGTGCGAGCAAAAACAAGGGCTGACCGCTCAACTGCTGCAATACCGCGAACAAAAGTTCACCGGGCGTTTGTCGCTCACCTTGGGCAATGGTGTTGCGTGGCACTTCTACCTCCACTTAGGTCGCCTCGTCTGGATTGGAGGGGGTGAATCTCCGACGCGGCAATGGCGGCGATCGCTCCTCCTCAGCGCCCCCCACCTCACCGCCGCTGACCTCCGAATTCCCAGCAACAGCAGGATTGAAAGTATGGAGTATCACATCCTCGTGATGCTCACCCTCCGCCAAAAAATCGACAGCGACCAAGCCACCGCGATCGTTACCGAAATCACCCACACCGCCTGCTTCGACATGGTGCAAGCGATCGCCCTCCACTCCCTCCAGCACGAAAGCCCCAACTTCACCCTCACCCCCTACCCCAGCATCCGCCCCTCCAGCACCGGCATGCTCCCCCAAGCCGCCATCCTCGACATTGCAACCATCCTTCAGCAAAGCCAAGCCCAATGGCAGCAATGGGTCGCCATCGGCCTCACCCACTATTCCCCGAACCTCGCCCCCCGCATCGTAGACGCAGCACTCCTCGAACAGCAAACCAGCCTCGGCATCTACCAACAACTCACCCGCTTAATCAACGGCCAACGCAGCCTCCGCGACATTGCCGCCCTCAAACACCAGTCCGTCCTCACCATCACCCGTACCCTCGTCCCCTTCATCGACGGTCATCTCCTCACCCTCGCACCCCCCAAGCCCCCCACGCAACCCCTCACCCCGCCGCCTGCCCACCCCCACCCCACCCAACCCCAAAATCAACCCCTAATCGCCTGCATCGACGATGATCCCCGCGTCCAAGCCCGCCTCAACAAAATCCTCACCGCTGCTGGTTATCGTGTCTTGAGCATCACCAACCCGATTGAGGCTCTGCCCCTGCTCCTCCAAACCAAGCCCGATGCTGTTCTGTTGGACTTGATTATGCCCGTTGCGAATGGCTACGAAATCTGCGCTCAAATCCGGCGCGTCCAAGATTTCGCGGCCCTACCCGTGATCATGTTGACCGGCAATGATGGCGTGGTGGATCGGATGCGGGCCAAAATGGTGGGCGCATCGGGTTTCCTCACTAAGTCCACCAGCGTTGCGAAAATCACCGCCGCTCTCCAAACGCACTGTGGTGCGATCGCACCTTAACCGCGCCTCGGTTTGAGCATGCCCCCGCCGCCAGGTTTCCCCGTCGCTCCGGGTCTATGGCGGTGGTTGAAACCGTTAGGACAGGCAAGGGGCTGAGGAGCGTTAACTATTCTTTAACCCCTAGCACCTCCTACAGCGTTCTATCTGTACCAAACCTCTCCCGGCATCCCCATTAGGGTCGCTAGGAGAGGATGTTAAAAACTGATGAACTGGCCCGATTAACCGAGGTCGCGATCGGTCACAGCCCCTAAATGGCTCGACGAAACGAGCTTGGCATATTTCGCCAACACGCCACGGGTATAGCGGGGGGCGGGGGGTTGCCATTGGGCGCGACGTTCCGCCAGTTCCTGATCAGAAATATTCAGTTGCAAGAGGCGTGCATGGGCATCGATGGTGATCGAATCCCCTTCTTGGACGAGACCGATCGCACCCCCCACCGCTGCTTCGGGGGCCACATGACCCACCACCATGCCGTAAGTGCCGCCGGAAAAGCGCCCATCGGTAATCAACCCGACGGAATCCCCTAAACCTGCGCCGATAATCGCGGAGGTGGGGGCGAGCATTTCCCGCATGCCAGGGCCGCCTTTGGGGCCTTCGTAGCGGACGATAATCACATCCCCGGCTTGGATTTTCCCGGCTAGGATCGCATCGAGGCATTCTTCTTCGGAGTTGAAGACGCGGGCGGGGCCAGTGATTTGGGGGTTTTTAACGCCGCTAATTTTCGCCACTGCGCCATCGGTGGCTAGGTTGCCCTTGAGGATGGCGAGGTGGCCGCTGCGGTACATGGGATTGTCCCAGGGGCGGATCACGTCTTGATCCGGGGAGGGTTCGTCGGGGATGTCGGCGAGGACTTCGGCGACGGTTTGACCGGAAATGGTGAGGGCATCGCCGTGGAGCATGCTGTGGTTGAGGAGCATTTTCATCACTTGGGGGATGCCGCCGGCGGTGTGGAGGTTGGTGGCGACGTAGCGGCCGCTGGGCTTGAGGTCGCAGATCACGGGGACGCGGGCGCGGATTTCTTCAAAGTCATCCAAGGTGAGGTCAACGCCGACGGTGTGGGCGATCGCTAACAAATGCAGCACCGAATTAGTCGAACCCCCCACAGCCATGATCACCGCGATCGCATTTTCAAAGGCCTTGCGGGTGAGAATCTGACTCGGCAGAATTTGATTGCGCACCGCATTCACCAACACCGCCGCCGATTGCGCCGTACTTTCGGCTTTTTCCGCATCCTCTGCCGCCATTGTCGAAGAATAGGGCAAACTCATCCCCATCGCCTCAAAGGCCGAAGACATCGTATTCGCCGTATACATTCCCCCGCAGGAACCCGCCCCCGGACAGGCGTTGCGCTCAATATTCATCAGGGTGTCTTCGTCAATTTTTCCGGCACTATATTGCCCCACCGCCTCGAAGGAACTAACCACGGTAAGATCCTGCCCATCGTAGTGACCGGGCTTAATCGTGCCGCCATAGACAAAAATCGCCGGAATATTCAGCCGCGCCATGGCGATCATCGCTCCCGGCATATTCTTATCACAGCCGCCGATCGCCAACACGCCATCCAAGCTCTGACCATTACACACCGTCTCGATGGAATCGGCGATCACATCCCGCGACACGAGGGAATATTTCATCCCTTCGGTTCCCATGGAAATCCCATCGGAGATCGTGATCGTCCCGAAAATTTGGGGCATGGCTCCGGCGGTTTTTAAGGCCGCTTCTGCCGTATTGGCCAAGTCGCCGATGCCCATATTACAGGGGGTAATCGTGCTGAATCCGTTGGCGACCCCAATGATCGGCTTGGTGAAATCATCATCCCCAAAGCCCACAGCGCGGAGCATGGCACGGTTGGGCGATCGCTGCACGCCCTGGGTCACAACTTGGCTTCTCCGGTTCTCAGACATAACGCTACACTCTCAAACTCAATTCTGTACTTTTGGTCTAGTTCTCACTGTGACATGAAGGGGGAACCGTCCCGCCACACCCTCATTGAGACTTAAGATTTTCCCCAGGGTTGACTACCTTTGCTTTATTTGCATAAAGCGATACCCGATCACCTGATATAACCATAGAGTCGTTTTTGGTCAATAGAGCATGATGCGTGTTTGTAGTTACTTGGGTGTCGTGATTGCTGTTGTGGGTTTAAGTGACGGTGCGATCGCCCAGATTCAACCCGACAACACCTTAGCAACAGAAGGCTCTATTCTCAACGGTAACGTAATCGAAGGAGGCGCGTTCTGAGGGACGAATCTACTCCATAGCTTCCAAGAATTCAACATCAACACCGCTCAACGCATCGACTTCGCCAACCCCAACCGCATCACAGACATCTTCAGCCGAGTCACCGGCCCAAACCCCTCCCTATTGCCCAATGTATTTAGGGGCAGCGCGGGAGACAATTCAGTGAAACATCGCAGGCTAGATGTTGTGGTGATCATTTACATCAAATTAACGCTAGCTTCCACGCTAACACTGATTTAAATATTTCTGATAACACCCCCCTGATACAAACAATAAAGGGTCTTCACGGTTTAAGGTCATAAAAAAAGCTAATGTTACGAGTTTTCAAGACTTTCAGGAGCCAGATCACCCCAATAATGTAGCAAATCATGCAGTTTTAACCACAAACCGAGAAGAGCCTAAAAGCCTTTATTTTTGCGAAAATAAAGGCTTTTAAACGGTTCAGGTGACATGAGCTTGTCAAACGCTTGATTAGCTGTTGTAACGGGCTTCGAGCCAAGTGCGTAAATCAGATTCTGAATCACCGCAGAAGCGTTTTTGAGTGCGGGGATCGTAGGCGTTGAATTGTTTAACTCCGTTGGCATTTTGACGCACCCAAATACGAGGCTCGTTGGCTTGGGTAAGGTGGTGAATCGTCCAATTGAGGGTGGTTTTAAGGTGTTGCGTGAATTTGGTGGCAAGGTAAAGAGCGATGGAGGATTTACCATAGATCTTTTCAAGTTTTTGTTGTTGGGTGGAGAGGCTGAAGTTGGTCATGGTATGAACCCCCTGTTGTGTAGTATTTTGGGTGAACAATTTCACTGTAACGACTCCCACTTTGAGGGACAACGGATAGAATAGATGTTAATTATCGAAATTATCGATGGTTCCTGTGGACATCCCCCTCAATACTGAAGAAAATGAATGGATTGTCGGTGGGACTTGGTTGACTGACAAAGGTTGATAGCCCTCACCCCCAACCCCTCTCCTAGAGGGCGAGGGGAGCCGATCCCTTTTTCCAGTTCCCTCTCCCCTAGGAAGAGGGCTAGGGTGAGGGCTTGCTGGGATCTGGCTAATTTTGTCAGTCAACCAGCGGTGGGACTCGCTTGTGAGGTTAGACCCTGCGCACGATTTCGATTCCCTCTCTGTCATCTGGGTTTGCTATGCATCCGTTTAATCCCTACAAGATCAAGATTTCGCAGTTGGTGGCGTTTGTGGCGATCGCAGACCATGGCACGTTTAGCGCGGCGGCGTTGGCTTTGGATTTATCCCAATCGACGGTGAGCCATGCGATCGCTGCCCTCGAAGCAGAATTGGGCGTGCAGTTGATCAAGCGCAGTCGCCAAGGGGCACAGCTTACCGTCGTGGGCGATCGCGTCATGAAAGAAGCCCATGCCATCTTGAGACACCTCGACAATATTTCCCAAGAAGCCAACCAAGCGCGGGGTCTACGGGGGGGACAGGTTCACATCGCCGCCTATCGCAGCATGGCCACTCACCTTTTGCCCAGCGCAATTTCGCGACTCCACGACCTCTATCCGACGATTAAAGTCAAAATCACCGAATTCGACGAGTTCTACAACATTGAAAAAGCCCTCCTCAACGGTCAAGCCGACCTCAGCGTTGCAGAATTACCCGAAGGCGATGAGTTTGAAACCTGGGAAATTCTCTGTGATGACTACCTGGCGTTGATGCCGCCGAGCTTCACCGGCCCCACACAACTCACCTGGGCTGATTTGGCCGCCTATCCGCTGATTGTGTCGTCGGTGAATACCTGTTCCCATCGCATCCATAACTGTTTGAAAACCGTTGAAACCTCCCTCAACATTGCCTATGAACTGCGGGAAGATTCGACGATTATCGGGATGGTGCTGCGTAACTTAGGGGCGGCGATTTTGCCCCGGATGGCAGCGGAACCAATTCCCAAGGGGATTAAGGTGTGTAAATTGCCCTGTGTGCTGACTCGGACGATCGGGATTGCGATGCTCAAGGATGCGCTCCATCCTCCGGCAGTCTATGCGTTTCTCGATGCGCTGCGCCAGGCGGGGATGTTTACGTGAGGGGGAAGGCGCGATCGCATCACCTGGCCGTGATGGCCCACACACCCATCGCTCGCAACTGCAAAATACCGCCCGTAGTTTAGCCCAGAGGTTGGGGCGCGATCGCGAGTAATGGCTCGATGCAAAAACCGTAACGAGCACACCCGAACCCAAAAATCGTCGGGGCACAACTCCACCGCCTGGAGGGTTCGACCCTAGGGGGCTAAGCCGTAACTAACGATGCCAAGGGGTCGGGAATGGCTGCGCTGGGTGCTTCAAATTCCCCAGTGAGGACAAATTCTAGGCGTAATTTGAGCCAGGTGATAAATTGTTTGTTTGTGGAAACGATCGCAACAGCGGGTTTGGGACATTGGGCATTGGCGGCAACGAGTTCAGGGGCTTCGAGGAAAGCCGGCTGCTTGACAAGCCAAAAGTCAATCTCTTTCTGTTGTTCCCCGTAGTGGCGGGTGCGTTCTTTGAGCACTTCTTCGAGGGGTTCTTCTTCGAGTAAAAATTTCTGACTGGCAGCCACGTAATAATAAGTCGTCATAATTAGTTACAAATTCTCCGTATTCCATTGTTGTGGGTCGTGACAGGGTTTAGGGGCGATCGTTCACAATTCTCCACGCATGGCTTTTTTCATGTCCTGCACGGCTCGCTCCATCCCAATCAGGGAGGCGCGGCTGATGATGGTGTGGCCGATGTTGAGTTCTTCCATGTGGGGAATGGAAGCCACGGGATAGACATTGCGATAGGTCAGGCCGTGACCGGCATTGATGCGGAGGCCAAGGCTGCGGGCG
Coding sequences within:
- a CDS encoding serine/threonine protein kinase, coding for MLGQVLDGRYQVKQALGAGGFGQTYLAHDLRRPGQPLCVVKHLRPATSDPQVLPTARRLFQREAETLEQLGNHDQIPRLLAYFEEGQEFYLVQDYVDGLPITGELSEGQPWPEADVWHLLRDGLTVLEFVHSQGVVHRDIKPDNILRQRSDRRLVLVDFGAVKQIQLQSTFFPSQLAAQTIAIGTPGYMASEQAQGRPYFCSDIYGLGVIAIQAIAGVAPIHFTYDHDTNEIAWNQHHCSGELAAILTKMTKYYWRDRYQTAAEVLAVLPPVTPVPVVAPSFSPPPAVATPAPLTPQPSPLSVAATYAVAPVHPTLPPATVAPAPSPVTVMPQQGGWGRGALIGAFVLVSMGVGAVVGLRSLPKTVPSLFSNVGDWMDGDAERCAVINVRSTSALRVRESPTTESEVLAGIGLNTEVVLTGKTDGAWREIKDPKGWVHGDYLRCDGGADLKATPTPSTPEPSPTASPLAVSDRLLLDLALRSLEDGNFDAALEQVQDMATSSPLYQDAQASLEQWRDLEAQYRQLKTDLDAGNWEQILETVDQQGTIQNDYWQQQFRELAAQAQRMRTAEQQQQSQPEDLPPNPEP
- a CDS encoding polysaccharide deacetylase family protein yields the protein MLPSHHRYSYSSIHDRPHYTWPKQRKLAVYIALNLEHFAFGEGLGASLAPGGPEPDVLNYAWRDYGNRVGVWRLLELFEELSLPVAVLVNSELYDYCPAVMRAFRDRGDEIVAHGRTNSERQSTLNEDGEQRLIIETTNTITQHEGARPRGWLGPWIAQSRITPDLLQEAGYTYMLDWCCDDQPIWFQTRAGRILSIPYPQEVNDIPAIAVRNTSATDFADMIVDQFAEMQGQAQHQPLVMGIALHPYIVGQPFRLRHLRRALNHIAERAARSEDLWITYPGEIARHILTLPNGIVP
- a CDS encoding response regulator; the protein is MASQKILVIDDSRVIRRMVKDMLPVGNVEVIEAKDGVEGLKLLRAESPTLIMLDFLLPKKSGWEVYQEIQKDPHLATIPLMLMSGRKEEVTEKLPEPFEFFAFVEKPFEKTQLVKALKEAMQKATAKKKAMGTPAPAPAAAAPAPAAGGGSADVQALQKKVAQMDKEIATLKKQMSQLVQFIKQKLK
- the lipA gene encoding lipoyl synthase, producing MVQHRPELVSLPAWLRRPIGKASELSTVQRIIKQRNIHTICEEGRCPNRGECYAQQTATFLLMGPVCTRSCAFCQVDKGHAPLPLDPQEPAKVAEAVQHLKLRYVVLTAVARDDLPDGGAGVFVATIAAIRAANPQTQIEVLTPDFWSGQGYEQAQRDRIAQVVATQPACYNHNLETVARLQGPVRRGAKYGRSLAVLKTVKELDPAIATKSGLMLGLGETEAEIGQALADLRAVGCDRLTLGQYLRPSLAHLPVVKYWTPAEFDAWGERARSLGFSHVRSGPLVRSSYHAGEAG
- a CDS encoding tetratricopeptide repeat protein, translated to MKPTRFFVTILALGVLGSSGVALAQDTDYEVLAEQCRTVPGEEGLAACDQAIALEDGDPALWLNRGVKYDRDLNQRNEAIASYLSAIERDPDNDYSLAWYNTCAVLLKFANIPNSIDPDVLVPILIDLEVIEAETENPGPLATSSSTLYEAVVESCDRALTGDENWGTATPARAWNNLGYAQDELGDYEAALAAYDNAIADDPSHVGAFNNKGITLENLDRHADALAAYEAALDLDPNYDLARRNRARLLQQHPELQLETPDAQAETSPAE
- a CDS encoding photosystem II reaction center protein K; amino-acid sequence: MIAASLLAELPEAYQIFDPLVDVLPVIPLLFLALAFVWQASVGFK
- a CDS encoding tetratricopeptide repeat protein; the encoded protein is MLDEIAEAIQQEDYRRAAQLLKPLLKTDRQNPWVRFYVGRVQEGMGQRNEAERLYLQLLPQTTNPKLIRYIRQGIARIETIAARSRQDAIAAALATPGGDDLGVFILEPMPAEQKKAAAKTFSTVMKLDLYSARLQLPSRGWRFYRTGPLGELNYYATTLNAAQIPCFAIALSAINDLNVFTVKYFGTGDNGPTVRCLNSAGQPGTLTFQWSEVTQRVIGRIPLFESVVSFDAKNQLIRKTQTQDYLWFCDLHLPQRNCILRLSEHHYQFLNGITLTPTPGNAGETVSQNWELLMDFLTHQLPSGVLWSDFATFADSAIDFRETLNRLPSRIDLERRRPSLWDQAFQLYSGLAYWRDGWRREHANALPAVRSS